From the Lysobacter soyae genome, the window GCGTAAGCACGCGCTTGACGTTGCCATCCAGGATAGGGAACGGCTGGTTGAATGCTTGCGACAAAATGGCACCGGCCGTACTGCGTCCGATGCCAGGCAAGGCGATCAACGCGGCAAAATTGTCCGGAATGGCGCCTCCGTGAATTTCCACGCAACGCTTGGCGGCCTTGTGCAAATTCCGGGCCCGGCTGTAATAACCGAGACCAGTCCACAATCCGAGGACTTGATCCTCCGGCGCATCGGCCAACGCTTGCACCGTGGGAAGCGCCGAAATAAAGCGCGAAAAATAGCCCAATACAGTGGAAACCTGGGTTTGCTGCAACATGATTTCCGACAGCCAAACATGATACGGACTGCGCGAACGCGTCCACGGCAGATCATGGCGACCGTGTTTCGCGTACCAGTCCAACAGCGCCGGCGCGAAGCGCTCGCCGATGTCGTCAGTCTTGCTCAATGTTGATCTCGACGCCTTCCAGCCGGATATCGCCGATGTCCAAACGTTTTGCCTTCAGCCGTCCTTGCAGCGGTGGAATAGGCGTACCGCGATCGGAGACATGGGTCCAAGCCACCACGTCTTGTGCACGGAAACGACCGTCGAATTGCGCGTCCGGCCGGTCCAACGTCAGAGCGAGCGGTTCGGTCAGGCGCGTGTCGCCCTCATACGCCAGCGTGAATGCCATCGGACCTGTATAGCGATTCAAAGGCGACGGCAGTGCGGGCCACGCCGAGGGCCATTGTGCGATTTGTCCGGACAGTGCCAGGTCCATCTCACTCCCGACATGCACTTTGCCGTTGGCATCGAGCTGTGGCACGCGCCCGTTGACGCGCAAAGCGACTTGCGCAGGTGAAAGTTGCAAGCCTTCGCTGTTCAACAACCAATCGCCATGAAGTCCGAGTGACATCGGTAGAACGTCGGTGCCCGTTCGATATTCGACGAAGGCGCCGAGGGTGCCGTTGCGCATGCGGACGTCACCTTTTTCGAGCGACAAGATTCCCTTCAAACGCGGGCGCGTCGCCAGCGCCCAACCGCTGGTAAGCAACGAAGCACTGCCGTTAATGCCGACGCCGGCGCCACTTGCAGGCCGTGACAGTGCAGCGCCCAAATCAAAGCGCATGCGCAAAGCATCATTGGTAAACAAACCCGCCAACGTGCCTTGTACAGGGGCTTGCATGGAAAATGCCGGCACTTGAATATCGAGGGACTCGACCCGCCAGCCGCGACCGATGACCGTTCCCCGCGTGACGGAGACGCCGCGCTTGAAATCCGGGATCTCGGATTTGGTCTTCGGGCGCGTGTCTTGCCAAGCACGAAACGCCTGCAAATCTAGTACAGGCGCATCCAATTCAACCCGATCCAACACGAGAACCTGCCCGCGCGATCGCAAGGTCACCCATGGCAAGGCGATCTTGATTCTGTCTGCGGTCAGGACCGCGGTCTTTTGCCCCGGGCTACGCGCCGAGACCTCCCGCAAAACGATATAAGGCGTTCCACGCCAGTTGATCTCGGTCTGACCTTTCGCTTGGATATCCAATCCGGTGGCTTGGCCGATCCGTTCCAGCAACAGCGGCGTGAAATTTTCCGGCTTAAGCGCCAGATAGCTGACGAACAGAACTGCGGCAATCAGGACGATGAAAACGAGTGCAAACCACTTGAGCTTGCCGAGCTTGCGTCGTTCGGCTTGCGCGGGGGCATTCACTCGCTGATCGATTCCGGCAACAGCGCATCCACAAACGCGGCAGCGTCGAACACGCGTAAATCTTCTGGTCGTTCACCGATACCGGCATACCGGATCGGGATGCCGAACTCGCGTGCCAACGCGAAGACCACGCCGCCTTTTGCGGTGCCGTCGAGTTTGGTCACCACCAAACCTGTGATCGGCACTTTCGCACTGAACGCACGGACTTGCGAAATTGCGTTCTGCCCTGTGGTGCCGTCAATCACCATCAAGGTTTCGTGCGGCACATTCGGATCTTGTTTGCCCAACACGCGAACGATCTTGGACAGTTCGTCCATCAATCCGGCTTGGGTATGCAAGCGACCGGCGGTATCGGCAATCAGGATTTGTGTGCCGCGTGACTTCGCTGCCTGATATGCGTCGAATGCCACGGCCGCGGCATCGGCATTTTGCCCTTGCGCAATCACTTGCACATTGTTGCGATCACCCCAGGCTTGCAATTGCGCCACAGCGGCGGCGCGAAATGTATCGCCCGCGGCCAACATCAGGCTACGTTGTTCATCGCGGAATTTGCGTGCCAATTTGCCGATCGTCGTGGTCTTGCCGACGCCGTTCACGCCCACCGTGACAATCACGAAAGGCTTTGCGGTGCCGTCGATCAACAAGGGCTGGGCCACCGGTGCGAGCATCTCGATCAGGGATTGTCGAAGCGCCCGGAACAGACCCGATGCGTCGGCAAATTCGCGCTTGTTCATTCGGCGGCGCAGATCTTCGACCAAAGCGGTGGTCGCCGTCACGCCCACATCCGCGGTGATCAAAGCGGTTTCGATCTCATCGAGGAGTTCTTCATCCAGGGCCGGATTGCGTTTGAACAATCCGCCCAAGCTGCGAGCGATCGCACTGCCACCCAGCCGTTCACGCCAGCCGACTTTGCCGGCCGTGGCGGCGGGCGCGGCGTTGGCGTAGTCATCGACGACGGTTTGTTCGATCATCCCCGTCGCATCGGTCGGTGCGGAAGATGCGGGAATTTCAGCAGAGGCCTGCGCTTCGATCGGCGCGGTAGTTTGGGCGATATCGGCCGTTTCAGGCTTTTTGCGGCGGAACCAACTGACCATGGGTACGCGAATGCGGGACAATGGTCTGCATGGTAACACTGGACACTGAATCGACCCCATGAAAACGAGGCAGCTCGCGCCGTCCGGACAAGTGCGGATCATCGGCGGGAAATGGCGCAACACGCGCCTGTCGGTGCCATCCGTCGACGGCTTGCGTCCGAGTTCGGACCGGATGCGGGAAACGCTCTTCAATTGGCTGCAGCCGGTCTTGCCGGGCGCCGTAGTGGTGGATGCGTTTGCGGGCACCGGCGCGCTGGGTCTGGAGGCTCTGTCACGCGGTGCCGCGTCGGTGGTCATGATCGAGCGCGATAGCGGCTTGCATGCCAATTTGAAAGCTGTGCTCGGCAAGCTCCAAGGCGGTGAGGCCGCGAAGTTGCTTTTGGGTGATGCCCTGCAGTGTCTGACCCGACAAAGTCCGGCCGCGTTTGACCTGGCTTTCATCGATCCGCCATTTGCGGCGGGCTTGTGGTCACAGCTTTGGCCGTTGCTGGACGTTTGCCTGAAACCCGACGCGTGGCTCTATGTGGAGTCGCCGCCGGATGCGGCGGATGCCGTTCCGCCTTCCCATTGGCAGCTGCATCGGGAAATGTCCACCAAGGACGCCTGCGGTCGCCTTTACCGGCGAACGGGCGCGAGTTGATACACTTGGCGCTCCATTGAAACCGGCCTTTTCACCGGTGCCAGCATGTCCATGTCGGTGACACCAAACCCGCGCGTTGCAATCTACCCGGGCACTTTCGACCCGATCACGAATGGTCATGCCGACTTGGTGCAGCGTGCCGCACCGTTGTTCGAGACCTTGATCATCGCGGTGGCCGAAAGCCCGAACAAAGGGCCGGGATTGTCATTGGCACGTCGGGTCGCGCTCGCGCAGGAATCCCTGAGCCATATTCCGAATGTTGAAGTTCGCGGCTTCGACAGCCTGCTCGCACATTTCGTTCAATCGATCGGCGCAGGTGTGCTGATTCGCGGGCTCCGCGCGGTCTCGGATTTCGAGTACGAATTCCAGTTGGCCAGCATGAATCGCCATTTGATTCCCGGTGTTGAAACCTTGTTCCTGACGCCGGCGGAAAAGTACGGCTTCATCTCGTCGTCGCTGGTGCGGGAGATTTCCCGGCTTGGTGGCGATGTCAGCAAGTTCGTCCCGCCGTGTGTGGGGCGCGCATTGGATGAGCTGCACGGTCAACAGATTGCCGAATCGCGGGCATCTTCACGGGCGAGTTGAACTGCCGTGTCCTTGAAGATCCTGGAAACCTGCATCAACTGTGATGTGTGCGAACCCGCCTGCCCGAACAAGGCAATCACCCAGGGTGAAGAGATCTACATCATTCATCCTGATCTCTGCACCGAATGTGTGGGCCACTTCGATGAGCCGCAATGCGTGGTGGTGTGCCCCGTTGAATGCATCGAACCCGATCCAAACCACGTTGAAAGCGAGTCCATGCTCTTGGCAAAGCTCGCCATGATCCAGGAGAAGTGACAGTGTTGAAACACGCTCGACGCATTTTCAGTGCCGTGCTTTTGTGTGCGCTCTACACGCCGGTGTTTGCGGCGTCCGCACCTTCAAAGAAGCCGCCGATGGTCAAGCCGCAAGGCACCGTCATCGCCTCCGCGCATGCCTTGGCGACCGACGCGGGATTCGAAGTGATTGCCAAAGGTGGCAATGCGTTCGACGCCGCCGTGGCAGTGTCCGCGGCGCTCTCAGTTGTCGAGCCGGTCAGCTCGGGACTCGGCGGGGGTGGTTTCTTTCTTTTGCACGACGCAAAGACCGGCAAAGACTATTTCATTGATGCGCGCGAAACCTCACCGGCATCCGCTACGCCGGAGAAATTTTTGGATGCAAAGGGCAACCTGGACACCGGCAAATCGCAAGACGGCCCTTGGTCGGCAGGTATTCCGGGTTTGCCCGCCGCATTGGTGTATGTGTCGCAGAAATACGGCCGGCTGCCGCTGAAAACGAGCTTGGCACCAGCCATTCGTTTGGCGCGCAACGGCTTTCCCATGTATGCCCGTTTGGCCAATGCCTTGCAGGAACGACGCGATGTGATCGGCCGGTTTCCGGGATCTCGCGCTATTTTCATGCCGGGTGGCAAATCGCTCACAACCGGCGACCTGCTGATTCAAACCGATCTCGCCGATACGCTGCAATTGATCGCTGACAAAGGATTCGACGGCTTTTACAAAGGTCGCGTTGCTCGCCAAATCCTTGATGCGGTGAAGCAAGAGGGCGGGCATTGGACAGCAGAGGAATTGTCGTCCTATCGGGTCAAAGAACGCGAGCCGATTCGTTTTAATTACCGCGGTTGGCAATTGGTGACGGCACCGCCGCCGTCATCGGGTGGCATTGCACTGGCGGAAATTCTGCAGTTGCTCGAACCATGGGATATCAAGGCAATGTCTGCGGCGAAGCGGACCCACTTGGTTGTCGAATCGATGCGTCGTGCTTATCACGATCGCACCTTCTACTTGGGTGACCCTGATTTCGTTCAAGTGCCGCAGAAGACTTTGTTGAGCCCCGATTATGCGGACGGCCTTCGCACCACGATTAATCCGTCGAAGGCGACTCCGAGCTTGTTGTTCCCCAACGAACCCACGCCGTTCGAACACGAGGAAACCACGCATTTCTCGATCATTGATGCGCAAGGCAATAAAGTCGGCGTCACGCAAACGGTCAACTTGGAGTTCGGCTCGGGATTCATTCCGCCGGGCACCGGCGTGTTGTTGAACGATGAAATGGACGACTTCGCGCTGAAAGCCGGTACGCCGAACGCGTTCGGTGTGATCGGTTATGCCGCCAATGCGCCGAAACCCGGCAAGCGCATGTTGAGCTCGATGTCTCCGACATTCATGTCCAGGCCCGGTCAGGAAGTTGTGATTGGAACGCCAGGCGGCAGCCGCATCATCACCATGGTCTTGCTCGGCATTTTGGGCTATGACGCCGGTCTGACACCCCAGCAAGTGGCTGCATTGCCGCGCTACCACCACCAATGGCTGCCCGACGAAATTTCAATTGAAAAGAATGCGTTGGATGCCGAAACCATCAAAGCCTTGGAAGCGATGGGTCACGTGGTCAAACCGCGGTCTTCGACGTGGGGCAACATGCAAACGGTGGATTGGAATACGCGCACGGGCGAAGTGCGCGGCGGTACCGATCCGCGCAATCCGGTCGGTAAAACCGCGGTGCATGGCGCATCATCACCTTGACCCGCTTTTACAACGCTGCGCGTAAACTCCAAGCATGAAACTTTGGTCGATTCTGGGTAATTCGCAACGGCTCGATGGCGGCGCGATGTTCGGCAATGCGCCGCGCGCGATGTGGCAGTCGTGGTCCGAACCCGATAGGGAAAATCGCATCGACTTGGCTTGCCGCGCCTTGCTTGCATCTCCCTTGAACGGCAAGACGGTGTTGTTTGAAACCGGTATCGGTGCGTTTTTCGAACCCAAGCTGCGTGAGCGCTATGGCGTTCAAGAATCCGATCACGTGTTGTTGGATTCGTTGGCCAAGGCGGGGTTCTCGCACGAAGACATTGACGTCGTGGTCATTTCACATTTGCACTTTGATCATGCCGGCGGCTTGCTGAAAGCTTGGTCTGAGTGCGGGGCGGCCGAGCTCTTGTTTCCAAATGCCACCTTTGTGATCGGCAAGCAGGCATGGGAACGCGCGCTTCATCCGCATCCGCGTGATCGTGCGAGTTTCATTCCCGAGCTGCAACCGCTGCTGGAAGCCAGCGGCCGTTTGCAGCTGGTGGAGGGCGATCACTGCGAAGCCTTGGGCGAATCTGTTCGCTTCCATTACAGCGACGGGCATACACCGGGACTCATGCTGGCGGAAATCGTCGGCGCCGAAGCCTCGGATGGCAGCCGTCATGGCGGTTTGGTGTTCTGTGCGGATTTGATTCCCGGTCGTCCCTGGGTGCATGTGCCGATCACCATGGGCTATGACCGCAATGCGGAGCTGCTGATTGACGAGAAACGCGCGTTTCTTGAAGACAAGCTCGCCCGAAACGTGCATTTGTTTTTCACCCATGATCCCGGCTGCGCGTTGGCGCAGGTGCAAAAGAATGACAAGGGCAAGTTCGGAACGACACACGAAGTCGCCGAATTGCACGCACGCGCACTGCAATAAAAAAAGCGCCGCTTTCGCGGCGTTTTCTTTTGGTATCAATCAAGCCGCTTTTTCGACGGCGTCCCGCGGGCCTTCGGTCAATGCTTTCTTGATCATCGCGATGACGAGATCGAGCTCGTCGGATTGCGTGTCGAATCGCGGGGTGAAGCGCAAGGAATTCACGCCGCCATGGATCACGCCGATACCACGTTCACGCATCCACTCTTCGGTGGAGCCGACGCCATAGCCTTTGAAGCCCTCGGCCAGCTCGCAAGAGAACAACAAACCGGTGCCTTGAACCTTGGTGACCAATCCGCCGGTTTCGTCTTTCAGTGCATTCAATTTCGCAATGGCTTCAAGGCCACGTTCGCGAATGTTGACGCGCAATTCCGGCGTGAGCAGGCCGAGCACGGTGCAGGCGACGTCGAGCGCACGCGGGTTCGCCGTCATCGTGTTGCCGTACAAGCCGCGTTTGTAGGCGTCGCAGGCACGTGCGTTGGCGGCCAGCACCGACAGCGGATATTGGCCGGCATTCAGCGCCTTTGAATAGGTTTCCATATCCGGCGGGTTGATGCCTTCCATGC encodes:
- a CDS encoding AsmA family protein, whose translation is MNAPAQAERRKLGKLKWFALVFIVLIAAVLFVSYLALKPENFTPLLLERIGQATGLDIQAKGQTEINWRGTPYIVLREVSARSPGQKTAVLTADRIKIALPWVTLRSRGQVLVLDRVELDAPVLDLQAFRAWQDTRPKTKSEIPDFKRGVSVTRGTVIGRGWRVESLDIQVPAFSMQAPVQGTLAGLFTNDALRMRFDLGAALSRPASGAGVGINGSASLLTSGWALATRPRLKGILSLEKGDVRMRNGTLGAFVEYRTGTDVLPMSLGLHGDWLLNSEGLQLSPAQVALRVNGRVPQLDANGKVHVGSEMDLALSGQIAQWPSAWPALPSPLNRYTGPMAFTLAYEGDTRLTEPLALTLDRPDAQFDGRFRAQDVVAWTHVSDRGTPIPPLQGRLKAKRLDIGDIRLEGVEINIEQD
- the ftsY gene encoding signal recognition particle-docking protein FtsY; protein product: MRSELGRKPSTDGTDRRVLRHFPPMIRTCPDGASCLVFMGSIQCPVLPCRPLSRIRVPMVSWFRRKKPETADIAQTTAPIEAQASAEIPASSAPTDATGMIEQTVVDDYANAAPAATAGKVGWRERLGGSAIARSLGGLFKRNPALDEELLDEIETALITADVGVTATTALVEDLRRRMNKREFADASGLFRALRQSLIEMLAPVAQPLLIDGTAKPFVIVTVGVNGVGKTTTIGKLARKFRDEQRSLMLAAGDTFRAAAVAQLQAWGDRNNVQVIAQGQNADAAAVAFDAYQAAKSRGTQILIADTAGRLHTQAGLMDELSKIVRVLGKQDPNVPHETLMVIDGTTGQNAISQVRAFSAKVPITGLVVTKLDGTAKGGVVFALAREFGIPIRYAGIGERPEDLRVFDAAAFVDALLPESISE
- the rsmD gene encoding 16S rRNA (guanine(966)-N(2))-methyltransferase RsmD gives rise to the protein MKTRQLAPSGQVRIIGGKWRNTRLSVPSVDGLRPSSDRMRETLFNWLQPVLPGAVVVDAFAGTGALGLEALSRGAASVVMIERDSGLHANLKAVLGKLQGGEAAKLLLGDALQCLTRQSPAAFDLAFIDPPFAAGLWSQLWPLLDVCLKPDAWLYVESPPDAADAVPPSHWQLHREMSTKDACGRLYRRTGAS
- the coaD gene encoding pantetheine-phosphate adenylyltransferase, whose protein sequence is MSVTPNPRVAIYPGTFDPITNGHADLVQRAAPLFETLIIAVAESPNKGPGLSLARRVALAQESLSHIPNVEVRGFDSLLAHFVQSIGAGVLIRGLRAVSDFEYEFQLASMNRHLIPGVETLFLTPAEKYGFISSSLVREISRLGGDVSKFVPPCVGRALDELHGQQIAESRASSRAS
- a CDS encoding YfhL family 4Fe-4S dicluster ferredoxin; translated protein: MSLKILETCINCDVCEPACPNKAITQGEEIYIIHPDLCTECVGHFDEPQCVVVCPVECIEPDPNHVESESMLLAKLAMIQEK
- the ggt gene encoding gamma-glutamyltransferase, whose amino-acid sequence is MLKHARRIFSAVLLCALYTPVFAASAPSKKPPMVKPQGTVIASAHALATDAGFEVIAKGGNAFDAAVAVSAALSVVEPVSSGLGGGGFFLLHDAKTGKDYFIDARETSPASATPEKFLDAKGNLDTGKSQDGPWSAGIPGLPAALVYVSQKYGRLPLKTSLAPAIRLARNGFPMYARLANALQERRDVIGRFPGSRAIFMPGGKSLTTGDLLIQTDLADTLQLIADKGFDGFYKGRVARQILDAVKQEGGHWTAEELSSYRVKEREPIRFNYRGWQLVTAPPPSSGGIALAEILQLLEPWDIKAMSAAKRTHLVVESMRRAYHDRTFYLGDPDFVQVPQKTLLSPDYADGLRTTINPSKATPSLLFPNEPTPFEHEETTHFSIIDAQGNKVGVTQTVNLEFGSGFIPPGTGVLLNDEMDDFALKAGTPNAFGVIGYAANAPKPGKRMLSSMSPTFMSRPGQEVVIGTPGGSRIITMVLLGILGYDAGLTPQQVAALPRYHHQWLPDEISIEKNALDAETIKALEAMGHVVKPRSSTWGNMQTVDWNTRTGEVRGGTDPRNPVGKTAVHGASSP
- a CDS encoding MBL fold metallo-hydrolase translates to MKLWSILGNSQRLDGGAMFGNAPRAMWQSWSEPDRENRIDLACRALLASPLNGKTVLFETGIGAFFEPKLRERYGVQESDHVLLDSLAKAGFSHEDIDVVVISHLHFDHAGGLLKAWSECGAAELLFPNATFVIGKQAWERALHPHPRDRASFIPELQPLLEASGRLQLVEGDHCEALGESVRFHYSDGHTPGLMLAEIVGAEASDGSRHGGLVFCADLIPGRPWVHVPITMGYDRNAELLIDEKRAFLEDKLARNVHLFFTHDPGCALAQVQKNDKGKFGTTHEVAELHARALQ